In the genome of Nycticebus coucang isolate mNycCou1 chromosome 12, mNycCou1.pri, whole genome shotgun sequence, one region contains:
- the TMEM270 gene encoding transmembrane protein 270 — MEASPPVRSSLWGILLQVMRLSVLLVQNRVHLYNFLLLKIILFNHWVLGLAQEAQGSISRQAHPAPGTTACPLGRVIRAGLVLVQVPVWLVLRGSRLVWAGVLGCAWAWGLALLGAWEQLGLSVAIWTDLLLSCLHGLMLVALLLLLLTWRLCQKVQRWLPSKALQENQVVQELLVLLRRLYWWVESTTALTSWHLAYLVTWTTCLASHLLQAAFEHTSQLAQAQEAELQELSGPSLEPLLPESLAPVAGPVLPEQETPGE; from the exons ATGGAGGCCAGCCCTCCAGTCAGATCCAGCCTCTGGGGGATTCTGCTGCAGGTCATGAGGCTGTCAGTGCTG TTGGTCCAGAATCGGGTTCACCTCTACAATTTCCTGCTCCTCAAGATCATCCTCTTCAACCACTGGGTACTGGGGCTGGCTCAGGAAGCCCAGGGGTCGATCAGCAGGCAGGCCCACCCAGCCCCGGGAACCACAGCCTGCCCCCTGGGCCGGGTTATCCGAGCTGGACTGGTCCTGGTGCAGGTTCCTGTGTGGCTGGTGCTGCGGGGATCCAGGCTGGTATGGGCAGGTGTGCTGGGTTGCGCCTGGGCCTGGGGCCTGGCCCTGCTAGGTGCCTGGGAGCAGCTAGGCCTATCTGTGGCCATTTGGACGGACCTGCTCCTGTCGTGTCTGCACGGCCTGATGCTGGtggccctgctgctgctgctgctgacctGGAGGCTGTGCCAGAAGGTCCAGCGCTGGCTGCCCAGCAAG GCCCTGCAGGAGAACCAGGTGGTGCAAGAGCTCTTGGTGCTGCTGAGGCGTCTGTACTGGTGGGTGGAGAGCACAACGGCACTCACCTCCTGGCACCTGGCCTACCTCGTCACCTGgaccacctgcctggcctcccacctGCTACAGGCTGCCTTTGAACACACAtcccagctggcccaggcccaaGAGGCTGAACTCCAGGAACTCTCAGGACCCTCACTGGAGCCCCTACTCCCTGAGTCCTTGGCCCCTGTGGCTGGGCCAGTCCTGCCAGAGCAAGAAACCCCTGGAGAATAA